One genomic window of Boudabousia tangfeifanii includes the following:
- the uvrC gene encoding excinuclease ABC subunit UvrC — MADPQSYRPKTGDIPTSPGVYRFRDPEGRVIYVGKAKNLRNRLTSYFQDPSKLHERTQKMVHTASSVQWTVVGSELEALTLEYSWIKEFSPRFNVMYNRNDMSFPYLAVTMNEVYPRAMVMRGNRKPEVQYFGPFPQPWTIRETLEQLLKIFPVRTCSKNVFASAKRRNRACLLGHIGKCSAPCVGWISVEEHRELANQLCRFMAGSTGPVIRDLTKQMNAAAEDLEYEKAAKLRDQIVALKTVVEKNAVVLADGTDVDVIGLCEDELEIGVYVLNVRGGRIRGVRGWVVNPPAADATGQVITSTLEYLYGELPIVAASPKQRRLIEQPRSVDDVAHLSTSQIPGEILVTEKFAGQEAMSQWLRERRGSKVTITVPQRGDKKALLETANQNAADTLRLHKTKRIADLTQRSLALEGLAELLDLERPPLRIECFDVSHLQGTNQVASMVVFEDGAPRKSEYRKFNVRGQNGEGGLDDTAAMKEVLTRRFSRLLTEGAALTSSPSVKADKPDLGQLDTKETHQSNSSQGLAESAHTSSQNQLVSGPVSPENANSDLIDPETGRPKKFAYKPDLLVIDGGLPQVNAAAEVLAELNVDLPVIGLAKRLEEVWMPHTPFPIIFPRQSPALYLLQHLRDESHRKAITHHRQKRSKSLTRSKLDEIPGLGPARQKILLSHFGTIKAIKAAKVEDIAALKGISNNLAQTIHLALTEGKPND, encoded by the coding sequence GTGGCAGATCCTCAATCTTATCGACCCAAAACTGGTGATATCCCCACTTCACCAGGAGTCTACCGTTTTCGTGATCCTGAAGGTCGCGTTATCTACGTAGGTAAAGCGAAGAATCTGCGCAATCGTCTTACTTCATATTTCCAAGATCCCTCTAAGCTCCATGAACGCACTCAGAAGATGGTGCATACCGCCTCTAGTGTGCAGTGGACGGTAGTCGGAAGCGAATTAGAAGCTCTTACCCTCGAATACTCTTGGATTAAAGAATTTTCGCCGCGGTTCAATGTTATGTACAACCGCAACGACATGTCCTTTCCATATCTGGCTGTGACCATGAACGAGGTCTATCCACGGGCAATGGTCATGCGCGGTAACCGCAAACCAGAGGTGCAATATTTTGGTCCGTTTCCACAGCCCTGGACCATTCGCGAAACCTTGGAACAGCTACTAAAGATTTTCCCGGTGCGCACCTGTTCCAAAAACGTCTTTGCCTCGGCAAAACGGCGAAATCGTGCCTGTTTGCTCGGGCATATTGGTAAGTGTTCGGCACCCTGTGTCGGTTGGATTAGTGTGGAAGAACATCGGGAACTAGCGAACCAGCTTTGTCGCTTCATGGCCGGTTCTACCGGTCCAGTGATTCGCGACCTGACCAAACAAATGAACGCTGCAGCCGAAGACCTCGAATACGAAAAAGCGGCAAAGCTTAGAGACCAAATTGTGGCGCTTAAAACCGTGGTCGAAAAGAATGCTGTCGTCCTAGCCGATGGGACCGACGTAGATGTCATTGGGCTGTGCGAAGATGAACTAGAGATTGGCGTCTATGTACTAAACGTGCGTGGTGGTCGAATCCGTGGTGTCCGTGGCTGGGTGGTAAATCCGCCAGCCGCCGATGCCACCGGACAGGTCATCACTTCCACTTTGGAATATCTTTACGGCGAGCTCCCCATCGTGGCTGCCAGCCCGAAACAACGCAGGCTGATTGAACAACCGCGTTCGGTCGACGATGTCGCGCACCTTTCAACCTCTCAAATCCCCGGCGAAATCTTAGTCACGGAAAAATTTGCCGGACAAGAGGCCATGTCACAGTGGTTGCGGGAACGACGCGGAAGTAAAGTTACTATTACCGTGCCCCAGCGCGGTGACAAGAAAGCATTGCTAGAGACAGCAAACCAAAATGCGGCAGATACCTTGCGCCTACACAAGACCAAACGGATTGCTGATTTGACGCAGCGTTCTCTGGCCCTCGAAGGTCTAGCTGAATTGCTCGATCTAGAGCGACCACCACTTCGCATCGAATGCTTCGACGTATCTCATTTACAAGGGACTAACCAAGTGGCTTCCATGGTGGTGTTCGAGGACGGGGCACCGCGTAAAAGCGAGTACCGCAAATTTAATGTCCGAGGACAAAACGGTGAAGGTGGTCTCGATGACACTGCCGCCATGAAGGAAGTACTCACCCGCAGATTCTCTCGGTTGCTTACCGAGGGCGCCGCTTTGACCTCCTCGCCGTCGGTCAAAGCGGACAAACCCGACCTCGGCCAGCTAGATACCAAGGAAACGCACCAATCTAACTCATCTCAAGGTCTGGCAGAATCGGCCCACACATCCTCGCAAAATCAACTGGTTTCTGGACCAGTTAGCCCGGAAAATGCAAACTCCGACTTGATCGATCCGGAAACAGGACGACCAAAGAAATTTGCCTATAAACCAGATCTGCTTGTGATCGATGGCGGTTTACCACAGGTAAATGCGGCAGCAGAAGTATTGGCGGAACTTAACGTAGATTTACCGGTGATTGGCTTGGCAAAACGACTCGAAGAAGTTTGGATGCCACATACACCATTCCCAATTATTTTCCCAAGACAGAGCCCGGCACTATATCTCCTGCAACATTTGCGCGATGAGTCGCACCGAAAAGCCATTACCCATCACCGGCAAAAACGCTCTAAATCGCTGACTCGATCTAAGCTCGATGAGATTCCTGGCTTAGGTCCGGCACGGCAAAAAATACTTCTCAGCCATTTCGGCACGATTAAAGCAATCAAGGCCGCTAAAGTAGAAGATATCGCAGCGCTGAAAGGCATTAGCAACAACCTGGCCCAGACCATTCACCTGGCCCTGACGGAAGGAAAACCAAATGACTGA
- the purT gene encoding formate-dependent phosphoribosylglycinamide formyltransferase — protein sequence MTEVVLGTAKTPGATRILMLGGGELGKEVTIAAQRLGVEVHVADRYENSPAMQVAHASYVFDMTDAQKLAEVVAEVQPDLIVPEVEAIAASALKQIQDETGITVIPTPDAVRITMDRQAIRDLAANQLGLPTSPFAFAGSLEELQAGAEKVGFPCFVKPTMSSSGHGQSYVESPAEVEAAWNFASEDARAHTGKVIVEGKVDFDYEITLLTVRSRDAVTDEIVTSYCDPIGHRQVSGDFVESWQPQPMSDTALARAQMIAHQVTTALGGCGIFGVELFVKGDDVIFSELSPRPHDTGMVTMATQRYSEFDLHARAILGLPVDTKADHAGACAVIKSPSEIDNPQFTGLAEAMSIPEIDVRLFGKAEAHQGRRLGVVLARGTDIENARKRATQASDAISVISGKEKP from the coding sequence ATGACTGAAGTTGTCCTCGGAACCGCCAAAACCCCAGGCGCAACCCGCATTTTAATGCTCGGCGGGGGAGAGCTAGGCAAAGAAGTAACTATCGCCGCCCAACGCCTTGGGGTAGAAGTGCATGTGGCTGATCGCTACGAAAACTCACCAGCAATGCAGGTTGCCCACGCGTCATATGTCTTCGATATGACCGATGCCCAAAAACTTGCCGAAGTTGTGGCAGAAGTCCAGCCCGATTTGATTGTGCCAGAAGTTGAAGCCATCGCTGCTAGCGCCCTCAAGCAGATTCAAGACGAAACTGGGATCACCGTGATCCCTACCCCTGATGCCGTACGCATCACCATGGACCGCCAGGCCATCCGCGATCTGGCGGCAAACCAGCTTGGTCTACCCACGTCGCCATTCGCTTTTGCCGGTTCGCTGGAAGAACTACAAGCTGGTGCCGAAAAGGTGGGCTTCCCATGCTTCGTTAAACCGACTATGTCTTCGTCTGGGCACGGTCAATCTTATGTAGAAAGTCCTGCCGAGGTCGAAGCTGCCTGGAACTTTGCTTCCGAAGACGCTCGAGCTCATACCGGAAAAGTCATTGTCGAAGGCAAAGTCGATTTTGATTACGAAATTACTCTGCTGACTGTGCGCTCACGCGATGCCGTGACGGACGAAATCGTCACCAGCTATTGCGATCCGATTGGTCATCGACAGGTGTCAGGGGACTTTGTGGAATCATGGCAACCCCAACCGATGAGTGATACTGCTTTGGCTCGCGCCCAAATGATTGCGCACCAAGTAACCACGGCACTAGGCGGTTGCGGCATTTTCGGCGTCGAACTATTCGTTAAAGGCGATGACGTAATCTTCTCCGAACTTTCCCCACGCCCACATGACACGGGGATGGTCACCATGGCTACCCAACGCTATTCCGAGTTCGATCTTCATGCTCGAGCCATTTTGGGCTTGCCAGTTGACACCAAAGCCGATCATGCCGGTGCTTGTGCAGTAATTAAATCTCCATCCGAGATTGACAATCCCCAGTTCACCGGTTTAGCCGAAGCCATGTCGATCCCAGAAATCGATGTGCGACTTTTCGGGAAAGCTGAAGCTCATCAGGGACGCCGACTAGGGGTTGTTTTAGCTCGCGGAACTGACATTGAAAATGCCCGTAAACGTGCTACTCAAGCTAGCGATGCGATTTCGGTAATCAGTGGGAAGGAAAAGCCATGA
- the rapZ gene encoding RNase adapter RapZ, translating to MSEELEQELKQSTTSKDNEEETFPEGVPVLDSGKGPTPPPEDPELLIITGMSGAGRSLAGIALEDLGWYVVDNLPPRMLPALAGMMTPNGEGVHLLAAVVDVRSKQYFAELEGVLQELAQMGIAYRILFLEADSARLVRRFEANRRPHPLQGDGRIVDALMAERRLLEPLRRQADFILDTTNLSNPELSRRIHDILGKHRERPLHLNVMSFGFKYGLPLDADIVVDMRFLSNPYWVTELRHLNGRDKAVSDFVLALPGAKEFLDGWAELYAPVLNRYLAELKPYVTIAVGCTGGKHRSVASAEYLSNALREHGYLVKTLHRDLGKE from the coding sequence ATGAGCGAGGAACTCGAACAAGAGTTAAAGCAGTCAACTACTTCCAAAGATAACGAAGAAGAGACTTTTCCTGAAGGAGTTCCAGTGCTTGATTCAGGTAAAGGGCCAACACCACCACCTGAGGACCCAGAACTACTAATCATTACTGGTATGTCTGGGGCGGGGCGCTCACTTGCTGGTATCGCCTTGGAAGATTTAGGTTGGTACGTGGTTGATAACTTGCCTCCACGCATGTTGCCTGCCTTAGCGGGCATGATGACCCCTAATGGCGAGGGCGTTCACTTATTGGCCGCAGTTGTCGATGTTCGTTCCAAACAGTATTTCGCCGAACTTGAAGGTGTGCTGCAAGAACTTGCTCAAATGGGAATCGCCTACCGGATTCTTTTCCTCGAGGCCGACTCGGCTCGTTTGGTCCGACGCTTTGAAGCAAATCGACGTCCTCACCCCCTACAAGGAGATGGTCGGATTGTTGATGCACTAATGGCCGAACGGCGACTGCTAGAGCCCCTCCGTCGTCAAGCTGATTTCATTCTTGACACCACTAACCTGTCTAATCCTGAACTGTCTCGTAGGATTCACGACATTCTTGGTAAGCATCGTGAGCGTCCGTTACATTTGAATGTCATGTCCTTTGGCTTCAAGTACGGTTTGCCTTTGGACGCAGATATTGTGGTGGATATGCGGTTCTTATCCAATCCATATTGGGTGACCGAGCTAAGGCACCTAAATGGGCGAGATAAAGCAGTATCTGATTTCGTATTGGCTTTGCCCGGTGCCAAAGAATTTCTAGATGGCTGGGCCGAACTTTACGCTCCAGTGCTCAACCGATATTTGGCCGAACTGAAACCCTACGTCACGATCGCGGTGGGTTGTACTGGCGGCAAGCACCGATCGGTGGCTTCGGCAGAGTATCTTTCGAATGCGCTCAGAGAACACGGCTATTTGGTCAAAACCTTGCACCGCGACTTGGGTAAGGAATAG
- a CDS encoding gluconeogenesis factor YvcK family protein, translated as MEPMYQSFGTVGQVGPGPRVVALGGGHGLYATLSALRHLTAKLTAVVTVADDGGSSGRLREELGILPPGDLRMALSALCADSQWGHLWRDVLQYRFQSTGELDGHSVGNLLITALWDILADPVAGLDRVGALLGAQGRVLPMANEPLTISAEVEFEDGLQTVTGQVSVAKTKGRVRTVSVSPNNASVPQETLKAVHDAEYLVMGPGSWFSSLIPHLVVPELRTEICQTRAKKILVLNLEQQGDHDGGETTGMNQVDHLNALIHHAPELRFDAVLASAKLNEDYGALGRAVRDLGGKLFIRDIALRGQPGVHDPIRLAAAFTDIFDRFKAENHNS; from the coding sequence ATGGAACCGATGTACCAAAGTTTCGGCACGGTAGGCCAAGTGGGGCCGGGCCCACGAGTAGTCGCCTTAGGTGGCGGCCATGGACTGTATGCCACTTTATCTGCATTACGTCACCTCACTGCAAAGCTCACAGCTGTGGTGACAGTAGCTGACGATGGTGGTAGCTCTGGTCGCTTGCGCGAGGAACTTGGTATTTTGCCTCCGGGGGATTTGCGTATGGCGCTTTCTGCGCTCTGCGCCGATAGCCAATGGGGTCACCTTTGGCGTGACGTGCTACAGTATCGATTCCAATCAACCGGGGAACTCGATGGGCATAGCGTCGGCAACCTGTTAATCACTGCTCTTTGGGATATTCTGGCTGATCCGGTAGCAGGTTTAGATAGAGTTGGAGCATTGCTTGGTGCCCAAGGTCGAGTACTTCCTATGGCAAATGAACCTTTAACTATTTCTGCGGAAGTCGAGTTCGAGGACGGTCTTCAAACAGTCACTGGCCAAGTCTCTGTGGCGAAAACTAAAGGGCGGGTGAGAACAGTTAGTGTTTCTCCGAACAATGCCAGCGTGCCTCAAGAAACCCTAAAGGCAGTACATGATGCCGAGTATCTAGTGATGGGGCCAGGATCGTGGTTTTCATCTTTGATCCCGCATTTAGTGGTGCCGGAACTGAGAACCGAAATCTGTCAGACTAGGGCGAAGAAAATCTTGGTTCTAAATTTGGAGCAACAAGGTGATCATGACGGGGGAGAAACTACGGGAATGAACCAAGTAGATCACCTTAATGCACTGATTCATCATGCCCCCGAATTAAGATTCGACGCAGTTCTCGCCTCGGCGAAATTAAACGAGGATTACGGGGCATTAGGCCGGGCAGTTCGTGACTTGGGCGGCAAACTATTTATTCGAGATATTGCTCTTCGAGGACAACCTGGGGTGCATGACCCGATCCGTCTAGCCGCTGCCTTCACCGACATTTTTGATCGCTTTAAAGCTGAAAATCATAATTCCTAA
- the whiA gene encoding DNA-binding protein WhiA — MSLTQTLKAEIASSRARDNESRAAEIAATLRFSGGLHLVAKHVVIEAELDSKEGAFRLQDELKSLYQVDSELLVVGSTGIRRQDRYVVRVVKGADNLARVTGLVDKYRRPVRGLPPRIVGGSSEVALAAWRGAVMARGSLMEPGRSAALEITCPGPEAALALVGIARRLGAIAKSKEVRGVDRIMIRDGEQIATLLRKMGCEETADQWQQKRRVREIRGSVNRLANFDDANLRRSARAAVVAGARVERAFKILGDEIPQHLIEAGRLRLKYKEASLEELGQKSNPPLTKDAVAGRIRRLLAMADKKAHDLGIADTNSALTPDMLDE, encoded by the coding sequence ATGTCACTAACTCAAACTCTAAAAGCCGAAATTGCTTCGTCTAGAGCGAGAGATAACGAATCCCGTGCTGCCGAAATTGCTGCCACGCTGCGTTTTTCGGGTGGGCTTCATCTGGTGGCTAAACATGTAGTAATCGAGGCTGAGCTAGATTCCAAAGAGGGAGCCTTCCGGTTGCAAGATGAGCTCAAATCGCTTTATCAAGTGGACTCTGAACTGCTAGTAGTTGGATCCACAGGTATTCGACGGCAGGATCGCTATGTGGTGCGAGTAGTTAAAGGTGCAGACAACCTAGCTAGGGTTACCGGCCTCGTCGATAAGTACCGCAGACCAGTCCGCGGTTTGCCACCAAGAATCGTCGGTGGATCGAGTGAAGTCGCTTTAGCTGCTTGGCGTGGAGCTGTAATGGCCCGTGGTTCTTTGATGGAGCCAGGGCGTTCGGCGGCTTTAGAAATTACATGTCCAGGACCGGAGGCAGCTTTAGCTTTGGTCGGTATTGCTCGCCGCTTGGGGGCTATTGCAAAATCCAAAGAGGTGCGTGGAGTAGATCGAATTATGATTCGCGATGGCGAACAGATTGCTACTTTGTTGCGCAAAATGGGCTGTGAAGAAACTGCTGATCAATGGCAGCAAAAGCGTCGAGTTCGCGAAATTCGAGGATCGGTAAATCGCCTAGCGAACTTTGATGATGCGAATCTACGACGCTCGGCACGAGCGGCCGTGGTCGCCGGGGCTAGGGTGGAACGAGCATTCAAAATCCTAGGTGATGAGATTCCGCAGCACTTGATTGAAGCTGGTCGACTACGACTCAAATACAAAGAGGCTTCGCTAGAAGAGTTAGGACAGAAATCGAATCCGCCACTAACTAAAGACGCGGTAGCTGGCCGAATCCGGCGCTTGCTGGCGATGGCAGATAAAAAAGCCCATGATTTGGGGATTGCAGACACTAACAGTGCTCTGACCCCTGACATGCTTGACGAATAA
- the gap gene encoding type I glyceraldehyde-3-phosphate dehydrogenase, with amino-acid sequence MTIRVGINGFGRIGRNFFRAILEQGADIEVVAVNDLTDNKTLAHLLKYDSILGRLKAEVTYDDESITVDGHRIAALAEREPANLPWGELGADIVIESTGFFTDATKAAAHIEGGAKKVIISAPAKNEDGTFVVGVNHTDYDPEKDNIISNASCTTNCLAPLAKVLDDKFGIERGLMTTIHAYTGDQRLHDAPHKDLRRARAAALSIIPTSTGAAKAVALVLPQLKGKLDGYALRVPVPTGSVTDLTFTAKNPVTVETVNAAVKEAAEGELKGILGYTEDLIVSADIVTDPLSSIFDAPLTKVIDDQVKVVSWYDNEWGYSNRLVDLTVYVGERL; translated from the coding sequence GTGACCATTCGCGTAGGTATTAATGGCTTCGGTCGTATTGGCCGTAACTTCTTCCGCGCCATCCTCGAACAGGGTGCGGACATCGAGGTCGTTGCGGTTAACGACCTGACCGACAACAAGACCTTGGCTCACTTGCTAAAGTACGACTCCATCTTGGGTCGTCTAAAGGCTGAAGTGACCTACGACGACGAGTCCATCACCGTTGACGGTCACCGCATTGCCGCTTTGGCAGAGCGTGAACCAGCAAACTTGCCATGGGGCGAGCTCGGCGCTGATATCGTAATCGAATCCACTGGCTTCTTCACCGACGCCACCAAGGCTGCTGCTCACATTGAAGGCGGCGCCAAGAAGGTCATCATCTCGGCTCCTGCCAAGAATGAAGACGGCACCTTCGTTGTTGGTGTAAACCACACCGATTACGATCCTGAGAAGGACAACATCATCTCCAACGCTTCTTGCACCACCAACTGCTTGGCTCCTTTGGCCAAGGTGTTGGACGACAAGTTCGGCATTGAACGCGGCTTGATGACCACCATCCACGCTTACACCGGTGACCAGCGTCTACACGACGCTCCTCACAAGGACTTGCGTCGCGCCCGCGCTGCTGCTCTATCCATCATCCCAACCTCGACTGGTGCTGCTAAGGCTGTTGCTTTGGTTCTACCTCAGCTCAAGGGCAAGCTCGATGGTTACGCATTGCGCGTTCCAGTCCCAACCGGTTCTGTAACCGACCTAACCTTCACCGCTAAGAACCCAGTCACCGTTGAAACTGTCAACGCTGCTGTTAAGGAAGCTGCTGAAGGCGAACTCAAGGGCATCTTGGGCTACACCGAAGACCTCATCGTTTCGGCTGACATCGTCACCGATCCATTGTCGTCCATCTTCGACGCTCCTTTGACCAAGGTTATTGACGACCAGGTCAAGGTTGTTTCGTGGTACGACAACGAATGGGGCTACTCGAACCGTCTAGTAGACCTCACCGTCTACGTCGGCGAACGCCTCTGA
- a CDS encoding phosphoglycerate kinase, with protein sequence MKTIDTLGDLRGKRVLVRSDFNVPLDGDRITDDGRIRAALPTLKRLLDAGAKVVVMAHLGRPKGEVKPEFSLAPVAKRLEELLGAPVKLAKDVVGDDAKATVESLQEGEVALLENIRFDPRETSKDEAQREELAKALAKFADAYVSDGFGVVHRKQASVYDIAKLLPSAAGLLVLKEIESLRKATDNPERPYAVVLGGSKVSDKLGVIANLLTKADMLLIGGGMAYTFLKAQGYEVGKSLLEEDQVPTVQRYLEEAKANGVEIVLPVDVVAAEAFAADAKFEVVDADAIPADLMGLDIGPKSQEIFAEKIASAKTVAWNGPMGVFEFEAFAGGTKAVAKAMSEGDCFSVVGGGDSAAAVRLLGFDESTFSHISTGGGASLELLEGKELPGIAVLED encoded by the coding sequence GTGAAAACTATTGATACTCTAGGTGACCTCCGCGGCAAGCGCGTTTTGGTTCGCTCTGACTTTAACGTCCCGTTGGACGGCGACCGCATCACCGACGATGGTCGTATTCGTGCGGCACTTCCTACCCTTAAGCGTTTGCTAGACGCTGGCGCCAAGGTTGTCGTAATGGCTCACTTGGGTCGTCCTAAGGGCGAAGTAAAGCCTGAATTCTCTTTGGCACCTGTCGCCAAGCGTTTGGAAGAACTACTTGGTGCTCCAGTCAAGCTAGCCAAGGACGTTGTCGGCGACGACGCCAAGGCAACTGTCGAATCGCTTCAGGAAGGTGAAGTCGCTCTTCTCGAAAACATTCGTTTCGATCCACGCGAAACCTCCAAGGATGAAGCACAGCGCGAAGAACTTGCTAAGGCTCTTGCTAAATTCGCTGATGCTTATGTTTCGGACGGCTTCGGCGTTGTTCACCGCAAGCAGGCTTCGGTTTACGACATCGCCAAGTTGTTGCCAAGCGCAGCTGGCTTGCTAGTCCTCAAGGAAATCGAATCCTTGCGTAAGGCTACCGACAACCCAGAGCGTCCATACGCTGTGGTACTTGGTGGTTCCAAGGTCTCGGACAAGCTCGGTGTGATCGCTAACCTTCTCACCAAGGCTGACATGCTACTCATCGGTGGCGGTATGGCATACACCTTCCTCAAGGCACAGGGTTACGAAGTTGGTAAGTCTTTGCTTGAAGAAGACCAGGTTCCAACCGTACAGCGTTACTTGGAAGAAGCTAAAGCAAATGGTGTCGAAATCGTCCTCCCAGTTGACGTTGTCGCTGCGGAAGCTTTCGCTGCTGATGCCAAGTTTGAGGTCGTTGATGCCGACGCTATCCCTGCAGATCTAATGGGCCTCGACATCGGTCCAAAGTCGCAGGAAATCTTTGCCGAAAAGATTGCATCTGCTAAGACCGTTGCTTGGAATGGTCCAATGGGCGTCTTCGAATTCGAAGCATTCGCCGGTGGCACCAAGGCTGTCGCCAAGGCCATGAGCGAAGGCGACTGCTTCTCAGTCGTTGGTGGCGGCGACTCTGCTGCTGCTGTTCGCTTGCTCGGCTTCGACGAGAGCACCTTCTCACACATTTCCACCGGTGGGGGCGCCTCACTGGAACTTCTAGAGGGCAAAGAACTGCCCGGTATCGCAGTTTTGGAGGACTGA
- the tpiA gene encoding triose-phosphate isomerase translates to MTRKPLLAGNWKMNLDHLEAISLVEGLAAHLKDANFDYDKADVVVIPPFTDIRSVQTVVEADELGIAYGAQDVSVHESGAYTGEVSAAMLSKLGVKYIVVGHSERREYHNESDQLVGEKARVALAGGMIPIICCGEGLDVRKAGKQVEHVLSQIDGALEGISAEDVARSVIAYEPIWAIGTGEVATPEDAQEVCGAIRERVAELYDQNTADAVRVLYGGSVKSSNVKEIMAKPDVDGALVGGASLKAEEFSKIVNFEA, encoded by the coding sequence ATGACACGTAAACCACTTCTTGCAGGCAACTGGAAGATGAACCTAGACCACCTAGAGGCAATCTCCTTGGTAGAAGGTCTAGCCGCTCACCTTAAGGATGCTAACTTTGACTACGACAAAGCAGATGTAGTAGTTATCCCACCATTCACCGATATTCGTTCCGTCCAGACTGTAGTTGAGGCTGACGAACTAGGGATCGCTTACGGCGCTCAGGACGTTTCGGTTCACGAAAGCGGCGCATACACTGGTGAAGTTTCCGCAGCTATGCTCTCCAAGCTTGGTGTTAAGTACATTGTGGTCGGCCACTCCGAACGCCGCGAATACCACAATGAATCTGACCAGCTAGTTGGCGAAAAGGCTCGCGTTGCTCTTGCCGGTGGCATGATTCCGATTATTTGCTGTGGTGAAGGTCTTGACGTTCGCAAGGCAGGTAAGCAGGTAGAACACGTTCTTTCGCAGATCGACGGTGCTCTTGAAGGCATCTCGGCAGAAGACGTTGCTCGTTCCGTTATCGCTTACGAACCAATCTGGGCAATCGGCACTGGCGAAGTTGCAACTCCAGAAGATGCACAGGAAGTTTGCGGTGCCATCCGCGAACGCGTTGCCGAACTTTACGACCAGAACACCGCTGACGCCGTTCGCGTCCTCTACGGTGGCTCGGTAAAGTCCTCCAACGTCAAGGAAATCATGGCAAAGCCTGATGTCGACGGCGCCCTCGTTGGTGGTGCCTCGCTAAAGGCTGAAGAATTCTCGAAGATCGTTAACTTCGAGGCCTGA
- the secG gene encoding preprotein translocase subunit SecG: MSALILTLQILVAILSLLMILLVLLHKGKGGGVSDMFGGGMSSSAASSGVAARNLDRISIATALIWIILIITLGVLVKFGFA, encoded by the coding sequence GTGTCCGCTCTGATTTTGACTCTCCAGATTCTGGTAGCCATCCTCTCTCTGCTGATGATCCTACTAGTGCTATTGCACAAAGGTAAAGGCGGGGGAGTCTCCGACATGTTCGGTGGCGGCATGTCTTCATCTGCAGCCTCATCTGGTGTTGCGGCACGAAACTTGGATCGAATCTCCATTGCCACTGCCCTGATTTGGATCATTCTGATTATCACCCTCGGGGTACTAGTTAAGTTTGGATTTGCGTAA
- a CDS encoding RNA polymerase-binding protein RbpA, whose amino-acid sequence MSVINTNGPIRGSRVGSASPRADFGVQSVPTISVDYYCVNGHITSPTFADSEKVEIPSEWECDECGLPAGRDPQNPPQEPENIPYKTHFDYLQERRTDTDGEKLLNEALQKLRKRRGVVEPKDEA is encoded by the coding sequence ATGTCAGTAATCAACACTAATGGTCCTATCCGTGGAAGCCGAGTAGGCTCGGCTTCACCTCGTGCTGACTTTGGGGTGCAATCAGTTCCCACAATTAGTGTTGATTATTATTGCGTAAACGGGCACATCACGAGTCCTACTTTCGCAGATTCTGAGAAAGTAGAAATTCCATCAGAATGGGAATGCGATGAATGCGGCCTACCGGCTGGACGCGACCCACAGAATCCGCCGCAGGAACCAGAAAACATTCCGTACAAGACGCATTTTGATTATCTTCAAGAGCGTCGAACTGACACTGATGGTGAAAAGCTGCTAAACGAAGCCCTACAAAAACTACGTAAGCGTCGTGGCGTCGTGGAGCCAAAAGACGAAGCTTAA